Genomic window (Candidatus Binatia bacterium):
ATCGTGGTTATTTTTACTCGTCATCCACCGGTAGATTCGAGGGCGACTGGTTAAGAAAATATACTTTAGAGTACTTTCCCGCAATGGGGACGTACTGCCGCGGTTGTTGCGTAAAGTCAAAAAAATCGTTAACGAAATCGGGGGAGGTTGCGTCGGTCGTGCCCAGGCGGGGCAGGTTCCAGTTGTCCTCGACGAAGCGCACGATGCTGCCGAGCTCGTAGCGGTTGTGCGATATGTAGCCGCGCTTCGCGAACGGCGAGACGACGATCATTGGAACCCGGAAGCCCAGCCCGCCGAAGCGGTGGCGTCCCGGCGGCGGAACGTGGTCGTACCAGCCGCCCCAGTCGTCCCACACGATGACGATCGCGGTGGTCTGCCACGCGGGGCTCTCGCCGATCGCGTTGACCACCTGCGCGATCCACGACGGCCCCGTGTCGCTGTTGTCCCCGGGGTGATCGGAGTTTTGGTAATCGGGGATCACCCACGACACGGCCGGAAGCGTGTTGCGTGAGATGTCGGTGAACACCTTGGTTTCAGGCGAGGCCTGATTCGTGTTCCACTCCGAGCCGTAGCGGACGGCTTTGATCGCGTCGAACGCATTCCAAAGATCTCCGCCGAAGCTTTGTCCCACGGTCGGCGCGTAGTAGCGCCACGACAGTTGTTTCGCATCGAGCACGTCGCGCAGCGTCGAATACGTGAGGCACGGGAACGGACCTTGGTCGTGATACTGCTGCCACTGGTTGTTGGCGGTGATCAGCGACGTCCTCGTGCCGGGCGGGGCGTCGCAGCCCCACGGCGCCGACGACGGGAAGTCGATGATGTTGTGCTGGCTATCGACCTCCGTTCCGCCGCGGATCAGATCTTGGTGGGCCGTGAAGCTGCCGCTGCCCTCGGTCTGGAACGTGTGGTCGGCGAGTACGTAGCGCTTGGCCAGGTCCCAATAAGGCTTGATCTGCGCGGGCTTGACGTATGCGTAGACGTACGTGCCGGGGATCTTGCCGATCGGTACGAGGTCGAAGTGGTTCATGCGCCCGTGGTTGTAGTCTTGCACCCAGGGCGCGTAACCGTTGTGGGGCGAGACCGGGCTCTCGAGATTGCTCTCGTGCAGCCGGAGCGTGCCGTTGTGCGTCTTGCCGACGGTCGTCCCGTCCGCTCCCGGAAAGGTCGCGAAGAGATTGTCGAACGTGCGGTTCTCCTGAATGAGGATGACTATGTGGGTGAAGTACTTCCCCTTCTTAGCCGGCGGCGGGGGCGAGAAGGGGGCGGGAGGGGTCGCGCCGCCGCCGCCGCCCCCACAGCTGCTGAGGACGACGGACAGCAGCGCGCTAATAAGAAGAACGGCTCGCATACTGGCCTTTAGTGTATCATCGGGCGCGGGCGCCATCCCTTCCCTGACGGGCGGTCGCTAAAGTGCCGATCCGGCCCGCGACTCCCGAGAGCATCACTCGGGCCGTGGCGCTCCTGCGCAGCGGCGGGGTCGTCGCGCTGCCTACCGAGACCGTCTACGGGCTCGGTGCGCTCGTCTGGGACGCCGCCGCGGTCGCGCGGATCTTCGAGATCAAGCGCCGCCCCGCGTTCGACCCGTTGATCGTCCACATCGGCGACCGCGAGGCGCTCGAGCGCGTCGCCGCCCGTGTGCCGAAGGCCGCTGAGACCCTAATCGGGCGCTTCTGGCCTGGGCCACTGACGATCGTGCTTCCGAAGCGGCCGCGCGTCCCAGCCCTGGTTACCGCGGGGCTCTCGACCGTGGCGGTCCGCATGCCGTCGCATCCGGTCGCGCGCGCGCTGCTGCGCGGCCTCGGCGAGCCGCTGGCGGCCCCCAGCGCCAACGCGTTCGGCGGGCTCAGCCCGACGCGCGCCGCCCACGTCGCGGAGGCGCTCGGGGCCAATGTCGACCTGATCCTCGACGGCGGCGCGACCCATTATGGCATTGAGTCTACGATCGTGGCGGTCGAGCCAGCGCCGGTGCTGCTGCGCCCCGGCGCGGTTGCGGCCGAGGAGATCGAGGCGACGATCGGGCCGCTCGCCCGGGGCGCGCCTCCGGGTCCGGCCTCGGCGCCCGGTCAACTGCCGGTCCACTACGCGCCGCGGACGCCGCTGCGCGTAGTGGACCCGGCCGAAGTCCCGCCGGCGGAGCGCGCCGCGGCCGGCGCGCTGGCATTTCACGAGCCGTTCGAAGGCTACGCGTCGGTCCGCGTGCTCTCGCGGCGCGGGGATCTGCGCGAGGCTGCGGCCGCCTTCTTCGAGGCGCTCCACGAGCTCGACGCGCTTGGGCTCGAGCGCATCGACGCGCAGCCGATGGAAGAGCGCGGGTTGGGCCTCGCGATGATGGACCGGCTGCGCCGCGCCGCGGCCGGTCACTAAAAACAAATCTGGGTCGCTATGCGTTCTGCGTATGGGGAACGAAAGAGAGGATCATGATGACGAGTCCCAAGCTTTTCGCGCGCGCCGCCGCGGCATCTGTGCTGGCCGCGATTCTGTGCGCGGGATCGACGCCCGCCGCTACCGCGCTGTCCTACCAGGTCGCCGCCGACGTCGGGGAGAGCTATCGTCTCCTTACGACGACGTACTACGACGCGGTCGATCCGCAGGTGCTGCTCGCGGCGGCGAGCGACGCGCTCGCGAGCGCCGCACGCAAGCACGGCGCGACGATAGCGCCGCCGTCGCTGCGCGTCGAGCCGGAGCGTGAAGCCACGCTGGACGCACTCGACGACGCCATCGTCGCGAGCGCGAAGGCCGCGCACGCGACGGCGAGCGATTTCGCCTATGCGACGATCGACGCGATGGCGAAGGCGACCAACGATCGCTACACGCAGTTCTTCACGCCGGCCGAGTTCAGGGCGTTTAACCAGGCCTTGGATCCGGAACGCATCGGCGGGATCGGCGTCATGATCGAACCAGATCCCCTATCGGGCTCCGTTCGCATCTCGTACGTGGTGCCGGCCACGCCGGCCGAACGCGCCGGTCTACACGTGGGCGACGTCATCACGACGGTGAACGGAACGCCGACGAAGGGTCTCAACGTCGAAGGCGTTAGCGGGCTGCTGCGCGGCAAGCCGGGGACGGTCGTCGCGGTCGCCCTGCAGCGCGACGGATCGCCGCTGGCGATGTCGATCATGCGCGACAACGTGCAGCCGCCGACGGTCGTCTACAAGATGCTGCCTGGTGACATCGGTTGGGTGTGGATCCTCGCGTTCGGCAAGGCGACGCCGAGCGAGTTCGATGCAGCGATCTCGCGTCTCAATTATCAAGGCGCGAAGGCACTCGTGCTCGACCTGCGCAACGACGGAGGCGGCTACGTGGACTCGGCGCTCGACATCAGCTCGCGCTTCATCGCGAATAAGGCACTGGTCACCGTGGAAGCGCGGGGACAGATGGCGCGCACGTACGACGCCGACGGCAGCCCCTCGATCAACTTGCCGGTCACCGTTCTCGTGAACCAGTACACGGCGTCGGCGTCGGAGATCACGGCCGCCGCGCTGCAGGACGACGGCATCGCGACGCTGGTGGGCTCCAAGACGTTCGGGAAGGGCGTGATGCAGACGCTGACGCAACTGCCCGACGGAGCGGCAATCAAGATCACGACCGCACACTATCTGACGCCGAACCGTCGCGACATCAACCTGCGCGGCATCGACCCCGACGTCCGCGTCGACGAGAACAAGGACGCGCGCTTCGGCGAGGCGGACAAGGACGCGCAGTTGCGCGTGGCGATCGACTTGCTGCAGAAGAAGATCGCGGCGCGAAACTAAGGGGCGATTAGCTCAGCTGGGAGAGCGCCTCCCTTACAAGGAGGAAGTCGGCGGTTCGAGCCCGTCATCGCCCATTTGTCATCCGGGCCGCAAAGGGAACGCAATACCCTGGTGATCGACCGCCCAAAACAGGTAGGCGGCCACCGCCGCAAGCGCCGCGAACCAGAGTGCGCTGACGATCAGGAACCTTTGGTCCACAACCGGAGCGATTCGCCCAAGGTTTCCTTACTCCGTGCTCGATGCGGGAATGCTACATCAGGCCGCGGTAGCGGCGCCGGCCTGCCCCTAGCGGATCCCGATGATTAAAATGTTCGAACTGTATCAGCCGGTGTGAGGGTCTGTGTGCGTGCGTACGATTGCCGCTACCTTCGGCCAAGCGTAGAGTGAGGTGGGCTGCTCTTAACACTACCATCTCGTAAGGCTCAGGAGGTGTCCCAATGCGTACGCACGAGGGACAAAAAGGTCAAGTCCTACCCCTCATCGCGCTTTGTCTGGCGGCGCTGATGGGTTTCGCCGGGATCGCGGTCGACGTCGGATACCTCGAGTACCGCCAACAGACGCAGCAAACGGCGACCGACGCGGCGGCGGCCGCCGGCGCGGAGGCGCTTCTGCGCGCGGGCTGCCCGAATCAGACCGCGGCGGCTAGCGCCGCGTACGCAAACGCGGCGAACAACGGTTACGCCAACGGCGGCAACAACACCGTGACGCCCAACAACCCGCCGCTGAGCGGGCCCTTCGCCAGCAACCCGTGCGCCGTTTCGGTGACGATCAACACGAAGATCAATGCGACGTTCTTCTCCAAGCTGTTCGGTTACACGAACGGCATGCCCGAATCGACGCTGGCGGTCGCGGAAGTATCGTCGACGGGTTCGGGCTGCATATTCCTGCTCAGTATGACCATTGTTCAAAACTTCAACGGCGCGAACATCAACGCATCGCAGTGCGGCCTACTCATCAACGACACAGCGAACTTCACCGGCGCGAAAATGAACGTATACAACGTCGGCTACGCCGGGCCGGCGCCCAACGAGGGCGGTGCGAGCTTTACTGAAGGCGTGCCGGCGCCGATGCTGCCCGTAGCGGATCCGTGCCCCGAAATCACAGGCTGCGCCTATCTCACCGCTAACCCGCCCTCGACGAGCAGCTGTCAAACTTTCGACGGCAACGGGTACAACGGCGCGATCAACCCGGGCTGCTACAACACACTCTCGTTGAGCGGTGCGACGGTTACCATGAACCCCGGAACGTATGTCCTCAACGGAAGCAGCAACTTCAACAACGCCAACATCACCGGCAACGGCATCACGATGTACGTGACTGCGAAAGGGCAGGCGCCCAACCTCAACAGCATCGCGGCCGCGACGATGACGCCGCCGACCACCGGAGGCGCGCAGGGCGTCTTGTACTATCAGGTGCCGAGCAACGCGAGCAACCCGAACTTTAACGGCGCGAGCGGCCACTACAGCGGTCTGATCTATGCGCCGGGCGCGACCGCCGCTAACGTCAACGGATCGCAGGGAACTTACTTAGTCTTGGTCCTTGGAGGCGCGAACCTCAACGGCGGCAACGCGCTCGACCTCGCGACTCCCCCGCCCGGGCAGTCGCTGATCAAACAAGCGGTCGTGGCGCAATAATGCCTAGACATTTACGCGTACGGCCGCGGCCGAGTGAGGTAACGCCGCTTGCGACGCGATATCATTTCGCTAGACTCGGTGTTGACCCGCAGGGCAACGCTGGGAATGATTTCCCAAAGATTTGCTTCCAGGAGGCACGACCCTGTGGTCAAATTTTCTGCACCTGCACGGTATTTGCTTGGCCAAGTTGGCGCGGTTGCCGCCGCTTGTATGATCAGCGGCTGTAGTTCGCCGCTGGCACGCCGGGGGCGTCGCAAATAAACAAATAACGTCTAACGTCTTCGTTCGTTAGACAAGAAGACACGGGGATCGGTGAAGTTCGATCCCCGTGTGCTTTTGCCGCGCATCACTTTGCTAGCTTCGAGCGAAGGAGCCGTGCGGGCGCTCATTAAAAGACTCCGAGCACTCGCCGCCCGACCTCGGAGGATACATGACAATCGCGCGGTTCCGCCGCTGTGCGCTGGCGCTTTATGCGACGTTGACCCTTGCCGGGTGCGGCGGAACGCCGATGCTCCCGCTGGGAACGGGAGCTCTTTCTCCGGTCGCGCGCAATGCGATGCCCGCTTGGATGGCACCTCAAGCCAAGAGCGGCGATCTGCTCTACCTCTCGAACATCGCGAGCGGCAGCGTCGACGTATTTTCCTATCCGCAGCTTCGTCAGGTTGGGAAGCTCACCGGCTTCGGTGCGCCGCGCAGCGAGTGCGTCGACCGCAAGGGCGACGTCTGGATCGCCGACGTTCAAGGCTATGACGTCATCGAGTATCCACACGGCGCCACGAAACCAATTGTCGCCCTGAGCACGCCCGGCGCTCCGCACGGCTGCTCCGTCAACCCCAAGTCGGGCGATCTCGCGGTGACGGGCGGCGTCGGCGGCGTCATCCTCGCCGTCTACCATCGTACCAAACACGGCATTTGGCTCGATCCGAAGGAGTACACCGACTCGTCGATTCGCAGCGTCGCCTTCTGCGGCTACGACGCGCAAGGCAATCTCTTCGTGGACGGCCTCGATAAGACGAAGGGGGGCACGTTCCGCTTGGCCGAGCTGCCGAACCACGCAACGGCCTTGGTAGATCTCTCGGTGAATCAGAGTATCGCCGGGGCTGGGCAGGTGCAGTGGGACGGATCGGCGCTCGCCGTCGGCGACACGGGCGTGACGCCGTCCGTCGTCTACCAATTCTCAGTGAGCGGCAGCATGGCGACGCGCATCGGCTCGACGTCGCTCGGCCAGTCGAAGAGCATTCGCCAGTTCTGGATCGACCGCGCGCGCGTGATTGGGCCGGACTTCGATGCGGACGTCGGCGTGTGGAATTACCCGGCCGGCGGCTCGCCGGTCAAGCGGATCGGCGCGGTGCGCGGCTACGGGTCCGCAATCAGCCTCGCGGCCGGCTCGAAGTGAAAGGGAGCCTCCCGATGCTCCGTCGCTTACTCGCCTTCGCAATCGCGTTCGCTTGGGTCGTCGGCTGCGGCGGACAGTCGAGCGCGCCAGTCAATCCACCCGGAATCGCGCCCGAAGGCGCGCGTGCCGGTGCGGGCATGGCTCCGGACAAGAACGTGAACGAGCTGCCGGAGCCTCCGGTGGTGCGATCGATCGACGGCGTCGCGAAGGTCTCGCTGATCGTCAACTTCAGCGGCGCGACCCACTTTCCGGAGTTCGTGTACAACGGCATGAACAACGTCGCGCCGACGATCCGGGTCGATCCCGGCGATGCGATCGTGCTCGACGTCACCAACGATCTACCGCCCGGTCCGGGCGACAAGTTCGATGTCAACATTCACTTTCACGGAATCGGCTCATCGCCGAACGCGCCGGGCGACGACGTGCTGGGAACGCTCGCGCGGTCCGGCCAGAAACTGCATTACGTAGTCCACATACCAAAGAACCAGGAGCCCGGGCTCTACTGGTATCACCCGCACGTGCACGGCGAGACGGCCTATCAAGTCGGATCGGGCGGAATGTCGGGAGCGATCATCGTCAACGGTCTGGAGCACCACCTGCCCGGATTGGCCAAGATGCGAGAGCGGGTCATCATCGTGCGTGCGATCGGCATCGGCACCCTAGCTCGCCGCGACGGGGACGAGACAATGGCGGATGGCGGCGACATGAGCGGCATGTCCGAGGAGCGCGTTCGACCTCAGGCGATCAACAGCGAGCCGTGCGGATCGGACCTGGGCCTTCTAACGACGCTGAACGGAGCCTATCACCCCGTCATCACCATCGCGCCGGGGGAGAAGCAGTTCTTCCGCGTGATTAATGCTACGGCGCACAAGACGCTCAAGCTCGACTACGGCGGCGAGATGGAACTCATCGCGATCGACGGCTTCGCACTGGACACATGGCCCGGCAATCCGCCGACCAAGTTGGTGAAGACGATCGTCATGCCGCCGGCCGCGCGTGCGGAGTTCGTCGTCACCGGTCGCCCCAGCGGCTTCGGGACGTTCCAGACGCTCTGCTTCGACTCGGGCCTTACCGGAGATCACGATCCGCAGCTCGCATTGGCGCGGCTGCGCTGGCCAGGCAGGCCGGATTACCGGCCGGCATTCGTCGGCAGGCTGACTGTCGGCGCACCCCTGCCGCAAAACGTCTACACCACCAAGCTCCCGCCGATTGCGGCCAAGCGCACTGCCATCTTCACCGAGGGTCCGACGCACTTCTTCATCAACGGCAGGATGTTCACGATGAGCGAGCCGCCGCTGTTCGTCGTGCACGTCGGGACTGTCGAGGAATGGCACATCGTCAACAAGACGCGAGAAGTGCACGACTTCCACATCCATCAGATACACTTCTTGGTCAAGGAGATCAACGGCGTCAAGCTACTGCATCCCTATTGGGCCGATAGTCAGTTGATTCCGCATCGCCAAAAGGACGGCTCGCCTGGGACGCTCTTGTTGATCATGAACTTCCGCGATCCGGTCATCAAGGGTACGTTCGTTTTTCACTGCCACATCCTCGATCACGAAGACCTGGGGATGATGGCGAAGATGCAAGCGATTTAACGTGCGTGCCATGAGCTTGAAACGAACCGCGCGGTTTGCGGCCGTCGCGATACTCGCGGCGGGCTGCGCCGGGCCGGTGGCGCCGGTGCAGGAGCCTCCGGCGCGGGTTCGCCCCGCTTTCCGCTTTGATCCGACGGGTTCATGGATGGCGCCGGCGGCGAGCGCGCAAGACCTGATCTACGTTTCGGATACGAACGGCAAGGTCTGGGTTTTCTCCTATCCCGGCGAAAAGCAAGTCGGCCTGCTCCGGGGCTTCAAGTCGCCCGCGGGCGTGTGCTCCGACGCATCGACGGGAGACGTGTACGTCGTCGACACGACCAACTTAGACGTGTTCAAGTACAAACACGGCGGGACCAAACCGATCAAAACGCTGAGTGTCTTCGGCTATTTCCCGTTCGGCTGCGCGGTCGATCCGGCCACGCACGACGTTGCCGTAGCGAACGTTTCGGCCAATCCGAGCGGCCCCGGGAGCCTATCGATCTTCCGGCCCGGCGCCTTTTTCCCGAGCGATTACACGAATCCGGCATTCAACGCGTACTTTTTCTGCAGCTTTGACGGTCAAGGCAACGTCCTGCTCGACGGCGCCGATTCAGGCAGCTCTCACGCGCTGTTCGGTAAATGGCGCAAAGGGTCGACGGCGATTACGACGGTGACGCTCGACAAGACGATCGGGTATCCCGGCGGCGTCCAGTGGGACGGCGCGTACATGGCCGTTGCGGATACGATGAGCCGCAAACTCTATCGTTTCAAAATTGTCGGACCGCACGGCAGATCCGCCGGCTCCGTGCGCTTCAAAGTCGAGCGCAGCACGCTGCTGCATGGGTTTTGGGTCCAGGGGCAAACCATCGTGATGCCTTACGGGACGGTATCGCGCCTGGTGCGCATGGTCGGGCGTTGGCCCTACCCGGCCGGGGGCGCGCCGAGTAGATCCATCGGGATAGCGCACGCCGTGGAGCTGGTCGGCGTCACGGTCAGCCTCGCAAAAAAAAGCACGATCTACTAAGGAGCTTCACGATGCTACGGCGCGTTCTGATGATTACGATTTCGGTTGCGTTGCTCGCCGGATGCGGCGGCCAGTCCAGCGCTCCAATGGGTCAGATGATGCCGGGCGCCCCGCTGGCCGGCGCGCCGGTTGCCATCCTACAGCCGAATACGAATAAAGAGCTGCCGGAGCCGCCGGTCGTCAACTCGGTACATGGCGTCGCGAGAGTCTCGCTGATCGTCAACTTGAGCAGGCACACCGGTTTTCCGCAGTTTACGTACAAAGGCTTCAACGAAACCGCCCCTACGATCCGCGTGAACCCGGGCGACACGATCGCCATCGATGAGACCGACTACCTGCCGCCCAGCGCCGGCGACAAGTACGACATCAATATCCACTTTCACGGCATGGGCTCGACACCGCACGCCCCGGGCGACGACGTGCTGGGAACGCTGGCGCGCTCGGGCCAGAGCCTTCACTACGTCGTGCACATCCCCAAGAGTCAAGAGCCCGGGCTGTACTGGTATCATCCGCACGTGCACGGCGTGGTCAACTATCAGGTTGGCGAGGGCGGGATGTCCGGTGCGATCATCGTCAACGGCCTCGAGCGTCACTTCCCGCCCCTGGCGAAGATGAATCAGCGCGTGATCGTCGTCCGGGATACCGGCACTGGCGAACCGGCAGGAGGCTTCGATGCCATGGGCATGGAGCGCTTTGCGCCAAACGTCATCAACAACGAGCCGTGCGGCCCCGAGGTGGGGCTGATCACGATGATCAACGGCGTCTATCAGCCGTACATCACGATCGCGCCCGGCGAAAAGCAGTTCTGGCGCGTGATCAACGCGAGCGGTCATAAGACGCTCAAGCTCGCCGTCGACGGATCTCAACTCAAAGTGTACGCGATCGACGGCTTCGCCCTGGATACGCAACCTGGCACGAAGCCGTTCACCGAGCCCTACGCGATCATTCCGCCGGCTGCGCGCCTCGAGTTCGTCGTCACCGGTCCGCGAAACCCGTTGGCGAAGTTTCGCACGTTATGCTACGACACTGGGCCGGGCGGGGACCGCGATCCCGCACTCGTCCTCGCGCGGCTGAAGCAGCCGCGCCACGCGCCGAACGAGATGTCCGGGATGGGCCCAAACGCGCCGCCGGAACCGTTGCCGAGCAACGCTTATACGACGCCGCTTCCGCCGATTGCGGCCAAGCGCACCGTCACGTTCAGCGAAGGGAACAATCATTTCTTCATCGACGGCAGGATCTTTCAGATGCAAGAGCCGCCCGCGGTCGTCGTGCACGTCGGCACCGTCGAGGAGTGGCATATCGTGAACATCACCGAGGAGGTCCACGACTTTCACATTCACCAGATACACTTTCTCGTCAAGGAGATCGATGGCGTCAAGCTGGCGCATCCCTATTGGGCCGACACCCAGTTGATCCCGCATCGCGCTAACGGCAAGCCCGGAACGCTCACTCTCTTGATGGATTTTCGCGACCCGATCATTAAAGGGACCTTCGTCTTCCACTGCCACATCCTCGATCACGAAGATCGCGGCATGATGGCGAAGATCCAGGCTATTTAAGAGGGCGAGGTGGATACTGTGCGTTTCGTTCGTGCCGGCGTGATCGTTGCTGCACTTGCAACGGCTGCCGGCTGCGCCGGCTCACAAGTTCCCGGCGGAACTCAGGCGGAGATGCCGAGCGTGCCCGGCGTAAGCGTGCGTTCTCACGGGGGTTCCTGGACATCACCGGCCGCGCAAAGCGGAGACCTGCTCTACGTGTCGGACACCGCTGGCCGTGTCTACGTGTACTCCTATCCGGCCGGCGAACACGTAGGAACGCTAACCGGCTTCAAGGGGCCCGAGGGTCTGTGCTCCGATTCAGCCGGTAACGTCTACGTGATCGACACGCCCGCGGTCGCCGTGTTCAAATACGCGCACGGCGGCGCCAAGCCGGTCGCAAAGCTCCATGTCTTCGGATACTATCCCGAAGGCTGTTCGGTCGATCCCATTACCGGAGATCTCGCCGTTGCGGACTACGCCAGCAATCCGCAGCTCGGCCCGGGCGCCGTTACGATATTCAAAAACGGCAAGGGCATGGGGAAGAGTTACCAAGACTCCAGTTTCGGCGAATATTTCTTCTGCAGCTACGACGCGAAGGGCAACTTGTACGCTGACGGAACGAACGTGGGCACAACCCAAACAGAGCTTGGGGAGTTGCCGCACGGCAGCACGTCGTTTACGAACATCACGCTCGATAAGAATGTCGGACCCTATCCCTTGGCCGTGCAGTGGGACGGCAAATACGTGGCGCTGCAGACCTCGACCCGAGCGTTGTATCGCATTAAGGTGAGCGGGTCCACTGGAAACATCGTTCAGACGACACTGTTCGAGGGCGACCACAGCGACCTCGTGGCGCAGTTTTGGATCGCCGGCCGCACGATCGTCATCCCATATGGAAGCGGGCGCAGGGTCGTCAAGAAGGTCGGATTCTGGCCGTACCCCGACGGGGGTGTAGGCTCGAAGAGCATCCAGGCTCCGCATCTCACCGCCGAACTTTTCGGTACGACGCTCAGCGTCGCGCGGAAGTAG
Coding sequences:
- a CDS encoding multicopper oxidase domain-containing protein, with the translated sequence MLRRLLAFAIAFAWVVGCGGQSSAPVNPPGIAPEGARAGAGMAPDKNVNELPEPPVVRSIDGVAKVSLIVNFSGATHFPEFVYNGMNNVAPTIRVDPGDAIVLDVTNDLPPGPGDKFDVNIHFHGIGSSPNAPGDDVLGTLARSGQKLHYVVHIPKNQEPGLYWYHPHVHGETAYQVGSGGMSGAIIVNGLEHHLPGLAKMRERVIIVRAIGIGTLARRDGDETMADGGDMSGMSEERVRPQAINSEPCGSDLGLLTTLNGAYHPVITIAPGEKQFFRVINATAHKTLKLDYGGEMELIAIDGFALDTWPGNPPTKLVKTIVMPPAARAEFVVTGRPSGFGTFQTLCFDSGLTGDHDPQLALARLRWPGRPDYRPAFVGRLTVGAPLPQNVYTTKLPPIAAKRTAIFTEGPTHFFINGRMFTMSEPPLFVVHVGTVEEWHIVNKTREVHDFHIHQIHFLVKEINGVKLLHPYWADSQLIPHRQKDGSPGTLLLIMNFRDPVIKGTFVFHCHILDHEDLGMMAKMQAI
- a CDS encoding L-threonylcarbamoyladenylate synthase; amino-acid sequence: MPIRPATPESITRAVALLRSGGVVALPTETVYGLGALVWDAAAVARIFEIKRRPAFDPLIVHIGDREALERVAARVPKAAETLIGRFWPGPLTIVLPKRPRVPALVTAGLSTVAVRMPSHPVARALLRGLGEPLAAPSANAFGGLSPTRAAHVAEALGANVDLILDGGATHYGIESTIVAVEPAPVLLRPGAVAAEEIEATIGPLARGAPPGPASAPGQLPVHYAPRTPLRVVDPAEVPPAERAAAGALAFHEPFEGYASVRVLSRRGDLREAAAAFFEALHELDALGLERIDAQPMEERGLGLAMMDRLRRAAAGH
- a CDS encoding multicopper oxidase domain-containing protein; translation: MITISVALLAGCGGQSSAPMGQMMPGAPLAGAPVAILQPNTNKELPEPPVVNSVHGVARVSLIVNLSRHTGFPQFTYKGFNETAPTIRVNPGDTIAIDETDYLPPSAGDKYDINIHFHGMGSTPHAPGDDVLGTLARSGQSLHYVVHIPKSQEPGLYWYHPHVHGVVNYQVGEGGMSGAIIVNGLERHFPPLAKMNQRVIVVRDTGTGEPAGGFDAMGMERFAPNVINNEPCGPEVGLITMINGVYQPYITIAPGEKQFWRVINASGHKTLKLAVDGSQLKVYAIDGFALDTQPGTKPFTEPYAIIPPAARLEFVVTGPRNPLAKFRTLCYDTGPGGDRDPALVLARLKQPRHAPNEMSGMGPNAPPEPLPSNAYTTPLPPIAAKRTVTFSEGNNHFFIDGRIFQMQEPPAVVVHVGTVEEWHIVNITEEVHDFHIHQIHFLVKEIDGVKLAHPYWADTQLIPHRANGKPGTLTLLMDFRDPIIKGTFVFHCHILDHEDRGMMAKIQAI
- a CDS encoding pilus assembly protein TadG-related protein yields the protein MRTHEGQKGQVLPLIALCLAALMGFAGIAVDVGYLEYRQQTQQTATDAAAAAGAEALLRAGCPNQTAAASAAYANAANNGYANGGNNTVTPNNPPLSGPFASNPCAVSVTINTKINATFFSKLFGYTNGMPESTLAVAEVSSTGSGCIFLLSMTIVQNFNGANINASQCGLLINDTANFTGAKMNVYNVGYAGPAPNEGGASFTEGVPAPMLPVADPCPEITGCAYLTANPPSTSSCQTFDGNGYNGAINPGCYNTLSLSGATVTMNPGTYVLNGSSNFNNANITGNGITMYVTAKGQAPNLNSIAAATMTPPTTGGAQGVLYYQVPSNASNPNFNGASGHYSGLIYAPGATAANVNGSQGTYLVLVLGGANLNGGNALDLATPPPGQSLIKQAVVAQ
- a CDS encoding S41 family peptidase, whose amino-acid sequence is MMTSPKLFARAAAASVLAAILCAGSTPAATALSYQVAADVGESYRLLTTTYYDAVDPQVLLAAASDALASAARKHGATIAPPSLRVEPEREATLDALDDAIVASAKAAHATASDFAYATIDAMAKATNDRYTQFFTPAEFRAFNQALDPERIGGIGVMIEPDPLSGSVRISYVVPATPAERAGLHVGDVITTVNGTPTKGLNVEGVSGLLRGKPGTVVAVALQRDGSPLAMSIMRDNVQPPTVVYKMLPGDIGWVWILAFGKATPSEFDAAISRLNYQGAKALVLDLRNDGGGYVDSALDISSRFIANKALVTVEARGQMARTYDADGSPSINLPVTVLVNQYTASASEITAAALQDDGIATLVGSKTFGKGVMQTLTQLPDGAAIKITTAHYLTPNRRDINLRGIDPDVRVDENKDARFGEADKDAQLRVAIDLLQKKIAARN
- a CDS encoding alkaline phosphatase family protein → MRAVLLISALLSVVLSSCGGGGGGATPPAPFSPPPPAKKGKYFTHIVILIQENRTFDNLFATFPGADGTTVGKTHNGTLRLHESNLESPVSPHNGYAPWVQDYNHGRMNHFDLVPIGKIPGTYVYAYVKPAQIKPYWDLAKRYVLADHTFQTEGSGSFTAHQDLIRGGTEVDSQHNIIDFPSSAPWGCDAPPGTRTSLITANNQWQQYHDQGPFPCLTYSTLRDVLDAKQLSWRYYAPTVGQSFGGDLWNAFDAIKAVRYGSEWNTNQASPETKVFTDISRNTLPAVSWVIPDYQNSDHPGDNSDTGPSWIAQVVNAIGESPAWQTTAIVIVWDDWGGWYDHVPPPGRHRFGGLGFRVPMIVVSPFAKRGYISHNRYELGSIVRFVEDNWNLPRLGTTDATSPDFVNDFFDFTQQPRQYVPIAGKYSKVYFLNQSPSNLPVDDE